The Canis lupus familiaris isolate Mischka breed German Shepherd chromosome X, alternate assembly UU_Cfam_GSD_1.0, whole genome shotgun sequence genome has a segment encoding these proteins:
- the LOC119878127 gene encoding ER membrane protein complex subunit 8-like: MVAVVFYFCTCAKHRLEEAGRQPEAARSPGEVALTLIDSWCKDNSYVIAGYYQANERVKDASLNRVAEKVASRITEGFSDTALIMVDNTKFTMDCVVPTIHVYEPHENRWRCRDPHYNYCEDWPEAQRISASLLDSRSYETLVDFDNHLDDIRNDWTNPEINKAVLHLC, from the exons ATGGTGgcagttgtgttttatttttgcacGTGTGCTAAGCATAGGCTTGAAGAGGCGGGTAGGCAG ccggaggcagcaCGGAGTCCCGGGGAGGTGGCCCTCACGCTGATTGATTCATGGTGCAAAGATAATAGCTATGTGATTGCTGGTTATTATCAAGCTAATGAACGAGTCAAGGATGCCAGTCTGAACCGGGTCGCAGAAAAGGTGGCCTCCAGAATCACCGAGGGCTTCAGCGATACTGCTCTCATCATGGTAGACAACACTAAGTTTACGATGGACTGCGTGGTGCCTACAATCCATGTGTACGAACCCCATGAAAACAGATGGCGGTGCAGGGACCCACACTATAATTACTGTGAAGACTGGCCAGAGGCCCAGAGGATCTCAGCGTCACTCTTGGACAGCCGGTCCTACGAAACACTTGTGGATTTCGACAACCACCTGGATGACATTCGGAATGACTGGACAAACCCAGAGATCAATAAAGCCGTTCTACACCTGTGCTAG